One Prosthecobacter sp. SYSU 5D2 DNA window includes the following coding sequences:
- a CDS encoding GH25 family lysozyme: MKRLSFLPLVFLLAHCTAPQPGSNADSLPPAATRGLPQIINVSAYDPKERQREGRSYSENDVSALRANGASGLIARAGKGGNLDTKCANFLTAADRAGMLVGVYYRLQNHVDAVAQADQFINRAQSLARSRSWNASSLLLCGDFDANSRLSDILRFMDRVESRTGVVPVAYLENSAHLKILLGNADATTKAKLRRMPYWLALYSHESGAGPQFPAPGNPKGLVNQYRVWSDWTLWQYGGVDWEGGRSRPKVYNHGPWRFSPYFGNMDRPLERNVFNGSPAALQNFWKRHGLPLKR, from the coding sequence ATGAAACGCCTTTCCTTCCTGCCGCTGGTTTTCCTCCTTGCCCACTGCACCGCTCCACAACCGGGGAGCAATGCTGACAGCCTTCCGCCGGCGGCCACACGCGGCCTGCCTCAGATCATCAACGTCTCCGCCTATGACCCGAAAGAGCGCCAGCGGGAAGGCCGCAGTTATTCGGAGAACGATGTCTCCGCCCTGCGCGCCAACGGCGCCAGCGGCCTCATCGCCCGGGCGGGCAAGGGTGGCAACCTGGACACCAAATGCGCCAATTTCCTCACCGCTGCAGATCGTGCCGGGATGCTGGTGGGCGTTTATTACCGTCTGCAAAACCATGTGGATGCCGTCGCCCAGGCGGACCAGTTTATTAACCGTGCTCAGTCGCTGGCCCGCAGCCGTTCCTGGAATGCTTCCTCGCTGCTCCTGTGTGGAGACTTCGATGCCAACTCCCGCCTCTCGGATATCCTGCGCTTCATGGACAGGGTGGAGTCCCGCACCGGGGTCGTCCCCGTAGCTTATCTGGAAAACAGCGCCCATTTAAAAATCCTCCTGGGAAATGCCGATGCCACCACCAAAGCCAAACTCCGCCGCATGCCCTACTGGCTGGCCCTATACTCTCACGAAAGCGGTGCAGGGCCGCAGTTCCCTGCCCCAGGGAATCCTAAAGGCCTCGTCAACCAGTACCGCGTCTGGTCTGACTGGACCCTCTGGCAGTATGGCGGTGTGGACTGGGAAGGCGGCCGCTCACGCCCCAAGGTGTATAACCACGGCCCCTGGCGTTTCAGTCCCTACTTTGGCAACATGGACCGTCCGCTGGAGCGCAATGTTTTCAATGGTTCTCCTGCCGCCCTCCAGAACTTCTGGAAGCGCCATGGCCTGCCACTCAAGCGTTGA
- a CDS encoding serine protease — translation MLKYLRKYSIATGIFAACAFMVPSAPADDGQLGRLEVQDFMGKKVYENARVIGPTDKGLKVVHDAGISIIAFKNLPPHILAKYPQTEAPKMEDLKPAPVPPTTAAKPEGTQVNPGVPGAAVSSFDPNCLVLIRTDGGAGSGFIASTGGKSYVYTNAHVLCGTPGSFTKKIVSIKTASGRTLPLPPELELSDSYDANSPGGLEDIARFPVTLLEGETAYEIKPFDVTGSMNRNVVAYGNSAGMDVVTSLKGQILGLGTDRIEISCEIVGGNSGGPVVLEDAKQVIGISTYLSAKGTRDIWSKNTVFDGVRRFAVRPEQVTKWRKMSLGALLHGLSELEAFDRDTLTLAAACYLNPRPNRGGFDMPTLSRGDFVVKQIIIDGGRHPLGATISNGIARVNQRLGASSSTISMQGVVPVFSEFFSSVTQKSNAQITSIQMSDRAPYVRQFFAELIETRKAVHAQFVQEGLTRFR, via the coding sequence ATGTTGAAATATCTCCGCAAATATTCCATTGCCACAGGCATTTTTGCAGCCTGCGCCTTCATGGTGCCATCAGCACCGGCAGATGACGGCCAGTTAGGCAGATTAGAAGTGCAGGATTTCATGGGGAAAAAGGTCTATGAAAATGCACGTGTTATCGGCCCCACCGACAAGGGCTTGAAAGTGGTGCACGATGCAGGCATCTCCATCATCGCCTTTAAAAACCTGCCCCCTCACATCCTCGCCAAGTATCCCCAGACTGAGGCACCAAAAATGGAGGATCTAAAACCCGCCCCTGTCCCGCCGACGACAGCAGCCAAGCCTGAGGGCACCCAAGTGAACCCCGGTGTACCTGGTGCCGCGGTATCCTCTTTTGATCCGAACTGCCTTGTGCTGATCAGGACTGATGGCGGAGCCGGGTCGGGTTTCATTGCCTCCACTGGGGGCAAGAGCTACGTCTACACCAATGCGCATGTACTTTGTGGAACGCCAGGCTCCTTCACGAAAAAAATTGTCAGTATCAAGACCGCCAGCGGGAGAACCCTCCCGCTCCCTCCCGAGTTGGAACTGTCCGACTCCTATGATGCAAATTCTCCTGGCGGACTGGAAGACATCGCGCGCTTTCCAGTGACCTTGCTGGAGGGGGAAACGGCCTATGAAATCAAGCCCTTCGATGTGACAGGATCCATGAACCGCAATGTGGTGGCCTATGGCAACAGTGCCGGAATGGATGTTGTCACCTCCCTCAAAGGCCAGATTCTGGGCCTGGGCACCGACCGGATCGAAATAAGCTGTGAAATCGTCGGCGGAAACAGTGGGGGACCCGTGGTTCTGGAAGATGCAAAGCAGGTCATTGGAATTTCCACTTACCTGTCTGCCAAAGGAACGCGGGACATTTGGAGCAAGAATACCGTTTTTGATGGAGTCCGCCGCTTTGCCGTCCGGCCTGAACAGGTCACCAAATGGCGAAAGATGTCCCTCGGCGCGCTTCTCCATGGTCTCAGTGAGCTTGAGGCCTTTGACCGGGATACTCTGACATTAGCCGCCGCCTGTTATCTGAATCCCAGACCCAATCGCGGCGGATTTGACATGCCCACCTTGTCGAGGGGTGACTTTGTGGTGAAGCAGATCATCATTGATGGCGGGCGTCATCCATTGGGTGCAACGATTTCGAATGGCATTGCCCGTGTCAATCAGCGGCTGGGAGCTTCTTCCTCCACGATATCCATGCAAGGGGTGGTCCCCGTTTTTTCCGAGTTTTTCTCGTCGGTAACACAAAAATCAAATGCGCAGATCACCTCGATACAAATGTCGGACCGGGCTCCCTATGTCCGACAGTTTTTTGCCGAACTCATCGAGACTCGAAAGGCTGTCCATGCCCAGTTTGTGCAAGAGGGCCTAACCCGGTTCAGATAA